AACCATCTGCCCGCCGGCCAACTGCAGCCCTACGCCCTGACAATGTTGCCTCACGATCGGCTTGACCTTCTCTTTGAGGCGACCGTCGAGGCAGTCGAGGAAGCCATTCTTAACGCACTGACTGCGGCTGAAACGCTCAGCGGTTGGCAGGGTCGTACCGCCTATGCCTTGCCCCTGGATGAGCTACAGCGCATTCTAGCCCGTTATCGTCAGCGGCCTGCGCTCTGACTGCGGGCAAAAGGACGCAGGTAGCCAGCGAGCCGCGGGTGCAGCGAGCGCAGCAGCTCCAGATCCTCTTGGGTCAGAGGCCGAATCAGGAGGAGCAGCAGGAGCGCCCCGGCGAGGTAGATAAGACCTGCGAGGATAAGGGTCGGGAAGTTATAGGGACGCAGCAACAGAGAGGGCGTTGCGGCCAGGGCCAGGGCCAGCAGCAGGCGCAGCGTGTAGCCCAAGGGATAGCGCTCCGGCAGGAGGCGCCAGAGGAAGCCGAGCAGCAAGGAGCCACCGATGACCTGAGCCAGTCCATCGGCGATCAAGGCGCCCGCCGGTCCCCAGCCAGGGATCAGCACGATGCCAAGAATGATGAGCGAGAGCAGGCTGATCCACTGGCCGAGGACAACCTGCCAGGCTCTTCCCACCACGTAGAGCGTTGACTGATGAATGCTGGTACCAAGGGTCCGAATGAGAATCTGGAAGATGAGGAAGAGGGCGAGGAGCGGCCCAACTGGCTCATAGCCTTGATAGAGCAGGTGGGCGATCAGCGAGGCGTTGAAGAAGCTGAAGACCAGCACCGGGGCCGCCAGCAGCGTTTCGATCTTGATGAGGGCCTGCCAGGAACGCGCGAGACGAGCATAATTCTGACCAACGAAGGCCGCCGCCAGGGCCGAACCGGCCACGCCACCAAAGCCTGTGACCATAAGCAGGCTGGCAGTGTGCCCAAGCTGGTAGGAGAGATTGAAATAGCCAATTTCTGCCAGCGGCACGGCGAAGCTCCCCAGCAGAATGATCACTGTCTGCTTAAGCAAGGCGCCAGAAACAAGGTTGGTCAGCCAGGCTGATAGCCCGAGGCGAATCACTGGCTGAAGCGGCTGGCGGTAACTCGCTCCCCGTTGGAGCAAGAGCGGCGCCTGCCAGATCAGGAAGGCTGCAGCACTGGCGAGCGAAACCAGGGCTTGCATCCAGAGCAGACCGTCGACGCTGCTGCCCAGTCGCAGCACCAGGTAGCTCAAAGGGAGTTGCACCAGCTGGGCAAGACTGCCGATCACGAAGACGAGACGCATGCGCATGAACGAGGCGCAGACGGCGGTCTGCAGGCTGAAGATGCCATTGCCGAGCACGTAGAAGGCGATCGGCGTGATGTGATGCAGGAGCTGGGGATTGCGCAAGCCACTGGCCAGATCGCTGGCCCAGGTCCACGAACTGGGAAGGAGACTGAAAGGCCAGGCCAGGGCGGGTAGCGCGAAGAGCATCACTCCCATGCACAGAACCAGGGTCAGGCTGCGTAAGAGTAACAGGCGCCGAATTAAGGAGGCCGCTGCTGCCTGCCCATGTTCGGCCAGGACTCTTGGCACATACGTCGTTGTGGCATCTTCCAGCCCGAAGGCGACAATATAGGCAATAGTATTAAAAGCCGACATTGCCACTGCATAGATGCCATAGAGTTCATGGCTATTGACGAATGCACGGGTAATGATGAGCGTCAGAATGAAAGAGGAGAGAAAGAACCACAGCCCGTATGCCTGATTGAGCAGATAGCTGATGGGGGTCCGGCGCAGCAAATGACGCGCCTCAGCCTCGGCCCCACTGCTCTCCATACTGGCGGCGGGGCCGCTACTGCTGCTCGTGCTGGTAGCGACCACCTCAGTGAAGTGAGGGCGGTGCGAGGCCCACTTTTCTGGCTGGCTCCCATCTTGGTCGCCCGATTCCGGCGGAAGTGCGGCCAGCGGCGCGGACTGATCGGTCCCACTTTGAGCGGGCTGTGCAGCCTCGCTGGAGAGCTGACCAGTATACAGGCGTTTCAGTCGCAAAGGGTGAAACCTGGGTCGCTGCATAGCTCGTAGTATACACCTTTAGCCAGATTGGTGCAGCTTGAAGAGATGTCGCCCTAGCCAACCAATCCCACCCAACAGGGCGAACAGTTCCAGAATGCTGACGTTGGCTGTCACGTGGTCCGGCGAGACCAGGTAGAAAGCCCCGATCTTGAAGGTGGCGGCCACCAGAAAGAGACCCAGGCTGAACCAGGCCGGCAGTGTGGCGTAGAGCAAGGCTCGCTGCCAGGCGCGGCAGAGGAAGCCGATCAGGGTTGGAAGCACGTAGAGCAAGGCCGCCACAAGAGGAGCCAGGGCTGGGGGGTAAGGGCCGTCCAGGGCCGCTGCCGGTGATTGAGGCAGCAGGCGCGTCCAGAGTTGATCTGGCACCAGCGCCGTTAACAAGAGCAAGGTCTCAACGACAATCAGGCCGATCACAGTGATATGCCAGCGTTTCTCTTGCTCAGCTGTTGGCACACCTAAGCGAAGCATTATGGTTTTCTCTTTCTTTACGATAAATATCGCTTATGAACTAAAGAAAACATCGAGGAAAGAGCCTCTGATCGTCTGAACGATTGGAAGAGCTACTGTGGTAAGTGCAGCAGCCCCAATTGGTATTTCAGCATCAGAATGCGGCGCACTGACTCATCGATGCGCTGGACACTCAACGTCCCTTCCTCCACTGCTGATTTCAGGGCTTTCAGCATAGCGGCTGCCGTTTGCGCTGAGATTGCCCCCATGAGCAGATCGGCTCCGGCCTGGACGGCCATCACTGCTGCCTGGCTTTCATCGTAGCGTGCGCTGACTCCCTCCATTGTAAGGCTATCAGTGATGACCACGCCCTGAAAGCCGAGCTGTTGGCGAAGGATGCCGCTGATCACCTTGGGCGAGAGTGAGGAGGGCATGCTGCTGTCGACCGCTTTCACGA
Above is a genomic segment from Thermogemmatispora onikobensis containing:
- a CDS encoding lipopolysaccharide biosynthesis protein — its product is MQRPRFHPLRLKRLYTGQLSSEAAQPAQSGTDQSAPLAALPPESGDQDGSQPEKWASHRPHFTEVVATSTSSSSGPAASMESSGAEAEARHLLRRTPISYLLNQAYGLWFFLSSFILTLIITRAFVNSHELYGIYAVAMSAFNTIAYIVAFGLEDATTTYVPRVLAEHGQAAAASLIRRLLLLRSLTLVLCMGVMLFALPALAWPFSLLPSSWTWASDLASGLRNPQLLHHITPIAFYVLGNGIFSLQTAVCASFMRMRLVFVIGSLAQLVQLPLSYLVLRLGSSVDGLLWMQALVSLASAAAFLIWQAPLLLQRGASYRQPLQPVIRLGLSAWLTNLVSGALLKQTVIILLGSFAVPLAEIGYFNLSYQLGHTASLLMVTGFGGVAGSALAAAFVGQNYARLARSWQALIKIETLLAAPVLVFSFFNASLIAHLLYQGYEPVGPLLALFLIFQILIRTLGTSIHQSTLYVVGRAWQVVLGQWISLLSLIILGIVLIPGWGPAGALIADGLAQVIGGSLLLGFLWRLLPERYPLGYTLRLLLALALAATPSLLLRPYNFPTLILAGLIYLAGALLLLLLIRPLTQEDLELLRSLHPRLAGYLRPFARSQSAGR